The following coding sequences are from one Stigmatopora nigra isolate UIUO_SnigA chromosome 10, RoL_Snig_1.1, whole genome shotgun sequence window:
- the mrps16 gene encoding small ribosomal subunit protein bS16m encodes MVHLSSQLLKRYHGGYVVIRMAMAGHKQANRPFYRIVAAYNKRARDSKYIEQLGTYDPLPNVYNEKLVSFNWDRIKYWIGCGAHPTKPVAKLLGLAGFFPLHPMTVTEMERRRARAAQTEVEHTESRQVEV; translated from the exons ATGGTCCATCTCT CATCACAGCTGTTAAAGCGTTACCACGGAGGCTATGTGGTCATCCGTATGGCGATGGCGGGCCACAAGCAAGCCAACCGACCCTTCTACCGTATCGTGGCGGCGTACAACAAGCGGGCCAGAGACAGCAAGTACATTGAACAACTAGGCACGTACGACCCACTGCCCAACGTGTACAATGAGAAACTGGTCAGCTTCAACTGGGACCGCATCAAGTACTGGATCGGCTGTGGCGCGCATCCCACCAAGCCTGTGGCCAAACTTCTAG GTTTGGCAGGCTTTTTCCCACTCCATCCAATGACGGTGACGGAGATGGAACGTCGGCGAGCCCGAGCCGCGCAGACGGAAGTTGAACACACAGAAAGTCGACAGGTGGAAGTGTGA